Below is a window of Candidatus Hydrogenedentota bacterium DNA.
TCGCAAATCTTTATACCTATTTGCTGCTCTTTGTGCTACAAAACATGCTAGCGTGGTAGCGCAGGCTACAATAGATCTTTTAAAAAAGGTCAATCCGAAACAGCTTCACATGATAACCTTTGACAACGGCACAGAATTTTCTGCTCATAAATACATTGCTGAAGAATTATCCGTAGAGGTCTATTTCGCACGCCCCTACTGCTCAAATGATCGCGCTAGGAACGAAAATACTAATGGGCTTTTAAGACAATACTTTCCCAAAAAGACTCGTTTTGATACAATTTCTGATGAGCAGTTACAAAGGGCTGTTCAAGATTTAAATAATAGACCAAGGAAAACACTTCATTACAGAACTCCGGCCGAAGTCTTTTTTCAGGAAGGGGTTGCAATTCGAGTTTGAACCTGCGGATACCCTATTTTTAATTAGATGGTTCCGCATTTCGATGATGTGTTCTTGCGGGATAACAATAACACACCTTACAGTGCCGACCATTGGCCCTTCCGGGCGGCCCATGATAAACAATGGTCAGCTGTCGTTTTTTTTATGATGAGAAGAAAGAATGCTCTTCTCGGTTCATTGGGTTCCAAGAATCTTGGAAAGATGGTCGAAGCTGGATTGGCCTTGTTCTTCAGAACTGCACTCAACCGACAATACGCCCTTGAATTTCGCCTTGCGAAGGATGCTGACGATCCGTTTCCAATCAAGGACGCCCTCGCCACAGGCACAGCCGGAGGGCACGCCCGTAACCTTGCCTCGATCGCTCATCACTACGCCGCCGATGTCTTTGGCGTGGACATGTACAACTCGCGTTGCGATCGCTTCGAGAAAGGTGTAAGGATCTTGACCCGCCATAAAGATGTTGCCCGTGTCCGGATTGCAATTAAAGTAAGGGGATTCCACCAGATTGAGGACTTCAAGATAGGTCTTCAGTTTTACCGAGTACTTCTGGTGTGGTTCCAAGGCGATGTGCACTTTGTGGCGCTCCGCGACCGGCAGGACACGGCGCAACGTATAGTAAAACAGGTCGAAGGCTTGGCGTTTGGTCATCCACTCCGGTACCACGCCTTCATCTGTGCACACGCATCCGGCGCCCAGTCCATCAGCGAACTCAATGGCGCGTGTCAGGAAGGGTATACTGATTTCCGGTTGTGCCATAGGTGCATGTGCGCTGACAGCGCTGACCTTGAGTCCAAAACTTTCAACCAATGCCCGCACTTCCAAGGGGTCGCGCTCCATGCTCACAGCGCCATAGTATCCCGCTTCACATAAGAGGTCGCGTCCGTTAAGCATGTTAAGCTCGCAATACCGATACCCTTGATTGCGAATTGCCGCAAGAGCGTATTCCAAGGGTTTGTCTGCATGCCGGAACGCTTCTGTGTTCAGTCCCGCTTCGATTGTTGCCATACCGTTTCCTTTCATGTTAATTTCGGAACATCGGGTTCAGGCGAATCCGAATCTGTTATAAATTACTCAATAGGGTCACCTATTTTGTAGTCGGGGACATATATCCAGACAAGCTTCTCTTGTATTTTACTTGATTTAAGATCGGAAATTCATTCTTTTTCAGGGAATAATGTACGCATCAAGGACACGGTTTCGGAACTGCCGGACTACTGCGTTTTTGTTGGGTTTTGCCGGGATGTGTTACAATTTCAAACTCGTGTACTACGGATAAATTCGTATGCAATGTACGACTCAACAAGCACAGCCGACTTTTCCCGGGAGATATAATGAGCAAAGGTATAACAAAACGGTCAGAAGATTATTCACAATGGTATTTGGATGTGGTGCTGAAGGCAGAAATGGCAGAGCATTCGCCGGTGCGCGGGTGCATGGTCATCCGTCCGACGGGCTACGGTATTTGGGAAAAGATCCAACAGCACCTTGATCGCATGTTCAAAGAGACCGGTCATGTAAATGCGTATTTCCCCATGTTCATCCCCGAGAGCTTTTTGAAAAAAGAGGCGGAGCACGTGGAAGGCTTTGCGCCGGAATGCGCCATGGTCACCCATGGCGGCGGCAAACTGCTCGAAGAACCGCTGGCGATTCGGCCCACCTCGGAGACGATCATCTGCTCTACCTATAAAAACTGGATTTCTTCGTATCGTGATCTGCCCTTATTGATTAACCAATGGGCGAATGTATGCCGTTGGGAAATGCGCACCCGCTTGTTCCTGCGTACGAGTGAGTTTTTGTGGCAAGAAGGGCATACTGCCCATGCGACCCATGAAGAGGCGGAAGAAGAAGCGCTGCGCATGGTTCATGTGTACCGCCGTTTCGCAGAAGAATACCTCGCCATGCCCGTATTGGTGGGCAGAAAAACAGAGGCGGAAAAATTTGCCGGCGCCTTGCATACCTACTGTATTGAGGCAATGATGCAAGACGGCAAAGCGCTGCAAGCGGGCACGTCACATCATCTTGGTCAAAATTTTGCCAAGGCCTTTGATGTAAAATTTCAAGATAAAGATTCTCAATTGAAATATGTTTATGCCACCAGCTGGGGCGTGTCCACCCGGCTTATTGGCGGCATGATCATGACCCACAGCGATGACCGGGGTTTGGTGATTCCGCCGCGGCTCGCTCCG
It encodes the following:
- a CDS encoding IS30 family transposase yields the protein RKSLYLFAALCATKHASVVAQATIDLLKKVNPKQLHMITFDNGTEFSAHKYIAEELSVEVYFARPYCSNDRARNENTNGLLRQYFPKKTRFDTISDEQLQRAVQDLNNRPRKTLHYRTPAEVFFQEGVAIRV
- a CDS encoding proline--tRNA ligase, which translates into the protein MSKGITKRSEDYSQWYLDVVLKAEMAEHSPVRGCMVIRPTGYGIWEKIQQHLDRMFKETGHVNAYFPMFIPESFLKKEAEHVEGFAPECAMVTHGGGKLLEEPLAIRPTSETIICSTYKNWISSYRDLPLLINQWANVCRWEMRTRLFLRTSEFLWQEGHTAHATHEEAEEEALRMVHVYRRFAEEYLAMPVLVGRKTEAEKFAGALHTYCIEAMMQDGKALQAGTSHHLGQNFAKAFDVKFQDKDSQLKYVYATSWGVSTRLIGGMIMTHSDDRGLVIPPRLAPTPVVFVPIYRSDEEKAAVLGKAREITRDWDPLFFKIDDSEQYKPGYKFNEWELKGIPIRIEIGPRDVASNSVVAVRRDTGDKTTIGADDLLSELRHMLDTIQSQLFDAAKNRMAACTYTVDSYDEYKERVEEGGFFRVFLDHANPIVEETMQADTRSTVRCIPLEDSDETGPCMITGKTCRGRVIAAQSY
- a CDS encoding sugar phosphate isomerase/epimerase, producing MEAGLNTEAFRHADKPLEYALAAIRNQGYRYCELNMLNGRDLLCEAGYYGAVSMERDPLEVRALVESFGLKVSAVSAHAPMAQPEISIPFLTRAIEFADGLGAGCVCTDEGVVPEWMTKRQAFDLFYYTLRRVLPVAERHKVHIALEPHQKYSVKLKTYLEVLNLVESPYFNCNPDTGNIFMAGQDPYTFLEAIATRVVHVHAKDIGGVVMSDRGKVTGVPSGCACGEGVLDWKRIVSILRKAKFKGVLSVECSSEEQGQSSFDHLSKILGTQ